A window from Leptothermofonsia sichuanensis E412 encodes these proteins:
- a CDS encoding chaperone modulator CbpM, producing MTPSLGLSRIVWSDGGDRLYSFEQAAYFTQTSVPLIERFVTLGLVEPTGTMLRRQDLVRVVQIQRLRRDLGLNLIGAAMVLDMATEIAQLKAQLHAYRTRIQR from the coding sequence ATGACCCCTAGTTTAGGATTGTCTCGCATTGTCTGGTCGGATGGGGGCGATCGCCTCTACAGCTTTGAGCAAGCCGCCTACTTCACCCAAACCTCGGTACCCCTAATTGAGCGGTTTGTGACCTTAGGTCTGGTTGAACCAACGGGCACCATGCTGCGTCGCCAGGACCTCGTTCGTGTGGTGCAAATTCAGCGCCTGCGTCGCGATCTTGGACTGAATCTGATCGGTGCTGCCATGGTACTGGATATGGCCACCGAGATTGCGCAACTCAAAGCGCAACTGCACGCCTATCGCACCCGAATCCAGCGATAG
- a CDS encoding phosphate-starvation-inducible PsiE family protein yields the protein MNAKDNRERLTPLENCHDTKSSSVSDRCWASWFHRETVVRNLEIFQNFIVVSLCIGIFCVMLIRLGEMFLSLVETINFQAITSDILFILILVEIFRLLIIYLQEQRISIGAAVEVSLVSALREVILQGVLDIPINQLLGVCVFLIVLGGLLALRVWMFQRFDVIKQSRSEESSDYQNSKLRRFTVVDQYPF from the coding sequence ATGAATGCAAAAGACAACAGGGAAAGACTCACACCTTTGGAGAATTGCCATGACACGAAGTCGTCCTCTGTATCAGATAGATGCTGGGCATCCTGGTTCCATCGGGAAACCGTTGTCCGCAACCTGGAGATTTTCCAAAACTTTATCGTGGTGTCTCTATGCATCGGCATATTTTGCGTAATGCTGATCCGCTTGGGTGAAATGTTTCTTTCTTTGGTCGAGACGATTAATTTCCAGGCAATTACGTCCGATATATTATTTATTTTGATTCTGGTCGAGATCTTTCGTCTGCTGATTATCTATCTACAAGAGCAGAGAATTTCTATTGGTGCTGCCGTTGAAGTGTCTTTAGTTTCTGCATTGCGAGAAGTGATTTTGCAGGGAGTTTTGGATATTCCCATTAATCAGTTACTGGGAGTTTGTGTTTTCCTGATCGTATTAGGTGGATTATTGGCCTTGCGAGTCTGGATGTTTCAACGTTTTGATGTCATTAAGCAGTCGAGAAGTGAGGAATCCTCTGATTACCAGAACTCCAAGCTGCGCCGTTTTACCGTTGTCGATCAGTATCCTTTTTAA
- a CDS encoding ChaB family protein has product MTSAFANPPEKCVSATFKEEKKLQDAVQRLLDRGVPKERISIMGRNFQSEARITGFLTKKDMILDGLASGALYGSLFGSVLSLLTGVGVLFIPFLGAVVAAGPLGAALLGATSGALYGALGAGLGSVLMSLGMPQDKAAIYQTRVQAGEFLLIVEVPADKSGETFLLLQSAGGEEAAITDMQIPRQPEGELTTREQLSPEIKADLSEEAQQTFVETYNQTLGESQEKTNALVKAWERIKHLFDRDDKGIFSKRKSD; this is encoded by the coding sequence ATGACATCCGCATTTGCCAACCCTCCCGAAAAATGTGTTTCCGCTACCTTCAAAGAAGAGAAAAAATTACAGGATGCCGTCCAGCGGCTGCTTGATCGTGGTGTTCCCAAAGAGCGGATCTCCATCATGGGGCGCAACTTTCAGTCAGAAGCCCGCATCACCGGTTTTTTGACCAAAAAGGACATGATCCTGGATGGTCTCGCCAGTGGCGCTCTCTACGGCTCTCTCTTTGGTTCCGTACTCAGCTTATTGACGGGAGTTGGCGTCCTGTTCATTCCCTTTCTAGGGGCCGTTGTTGCTGCTGGTCCCCTCGGTGCAGCCCTATTAGGAGCCACCAGTGGTGCATTATATGGCGCACTCGGTGCTGGTTTAGGATCGGTGCTGATGTCCTTAGGAATGCCCCAGGATAAAGCGGCGATTTATCAGACACGGGTACAGGCGGGTGAATTCTTACTGATTGTTGAAGTTCCAGCAGACAAGTCTGGTGAAACTTTCCTGCTGTTGCAAAGTGCGGGGGGTGAAGAAGCCGCCATTACCGATATGCAAATTCCACGCCAGCCAGAAGGCGAGCTAACCACCCGTGAGCAATTGTCGCCCGAAATCAAGGCCGACCTCTCGGAAGAAGCACAGCAAACCTTTGTGGAAACCTACAACCAAACCCTGGGTGAATCTCAGGAAAAAACGAATGCTTTAGTGAAGGCCTGGGAGCGGATTAAACACCTGTTCGATCGCGACGATAAAGGCATCTTTTCTAAGCGTAAGTCAGACTAG
- the dnaK gene encoding molecular chaperone DnaK, which produces MAKVVGIDLGTTNSCVAVMEGGQPVVIANAEGNRTTPSVVAFTKTGDKLVGQIAKRQAVMNPENTFYSVKRFIGRKYDEVTGESKQVSYKVLRDGKGNVKLDCPMQKKQFAPEEISAEVLRKLVDDASKYLGEPVKQAVITVPAYFNDSQRQATKDAGKIAGIEVLRIINEPTAAALAYGLDKKNNETILVFDLGGGTFDVSILEVGDGVFEVKATSGDTHLGGDDFDKKIVDWLATEFQRNEGIDLRKDKQALQRLTEAAEKAKIELSGATQTQINLPFITATQDGPKHLDVTLTRGQFEQLCSDLLDRCRKPVDQALRDAKLTASDIDEVVLVGGSTRIPAVQQLVRQITGKDPCQGVNPDEVVAVGAAIQAGVLAGDVKDVLLLDVTPLSLGVETLGGVMTKIIPRNTTIPVKKSEVFSTAADGQTNVEIHVLQGEREMAADNKSLGTFRLDGIPPAPRGIPQIEVTFDIDANGILSVSAKDKATGKQQSITITGASTLDKSEVERMVKEAERNAEADRRRREQIDTKNTADSVAYQAEKQLKDLGDKVPATDKTRLEGMIKDLREAINQENYDRMKSLTSDIQQTLMQIGSAVYAQAGSSTPNGGSSPSGKGSGGEDVIDADFVDHQ; this is translated from the coding sequence ATGGCAAAAGTTGTTGGAATTGACCTGGGAACAACAAATTCCTGCGTGGCTGTGATGGAGGGTGGGCAACCCGTTGTGATTGCCAATGCCGAAGGTAACCGAACCACGCCATCAGTCGTTGCCTTTACCAAGACCGGCGATAAACTGGTGGGGCAAATTGCCAAACGGCAGGCGGTCATGAACCCGGAAAATACCTTCTACTCGGTCAAGCGGTTCATTGGACGCAAATATGACGAAGTAACGGGTGAATCCAAGCAGGTGTCCTATAAGGTACTGCGCGACGGCAAGGGTAACGTCAAACTGGATTGTCCGATGCAGAAAAAGCAGTTTGCGCCAGAAGAAATATCTGCCGAGGTACTGCGCAAACTAGTGGATGATGCTAGTAAATATCTGGGTGAACCTGTGAAGCAAGCGGTAATTACCGTTCCTGCCTACTTTAATGACTCGCAACGGCAAGCTACAAAAGACGCAGGTAAAATTGCGGGAATTGAAGTACTGCGCATCATCAACGAGCCAACAGCAGCGGCTCTAGCCTATGGTTTAGACAAGAAAAACAACGAAACTATCCTAGTATTTGACCTGGGTGGTGGAACGTTTGATGTCTCCATCCTGGAAGTGGGAGATGGCGTGTTCGAGGTCAAAGCCACCAGTGGTGACACCCACCTGGGAGGGGATGACTTTGACAAAAAAATTGTGGATTGGCTAGCCACCGAGTTTCAGCGCAATGAAGGCATCGATCTCCGCAAAGACAAGCAAGCCCTGCAACGGCTGACGGAAGCAGCAGAAAAAGCCAAGATTGAGCTGTCAGGTGCAACTCAAACGCAAATCAACTTACCCTTTATTACGGCCACTCAAGACGGACCGAAGCACCTGGATGTGACCCTGACCAGAGGGCAGTTTGAGCAGTTGTGCAGTGATTTACTTGACCGCTGCCGCAAACCTGTGGACCAGGCGTTACGTGATGCCAAACTAACCGCGTCTGACATTGATGAAGTCGTGCTGGTTGGTGGTTCGACTCGCATTCCTGCCGTTCAACAACTGGTGCGGCAAATCACGGGTAAAGATCCCTGTCAGGGCGTGAACCCGGATGAAGTAGTGGCCGTAGGGGCCGCCATCCAAGCAGGCGTACTGGCGGGCGATGTTAAAGACGTGTTGCTGTTGGATGTGACACCGCTATCGCTGGGTGTGGAAACCCTGGGTGGCGTGATGACCAAGATCATCCCCCGCAACACCACGATTCCAGTGAAAAAATCGGAAGTCTTTTCCACCGCTGCCGATGGACAAACCAACGTGGAAATCCATGTGCTGCAAGGCGAACGGGAGATGGCCGCCGACAACAAGAGCCTGGGAACCTTCCGGCTTGATGGCATTCCCCCCGCACCGCGCGGCATTCCCCAAATTGAAGTCACCTTTGACATTGATGCGAACGGCATTCTCTCTGTCTCTGCCAAAGACAAGGCGACTGGCAAGCAGCAATCAATTACCATTACGGGTGCATCGACCCTCGATAAATCAGAAGTCGAGCGCATGGTGAAAGAAGCCGAACGCAACGCCGAAGCCGATCGCCGCCGCCGCGAACAAATTGACACCAAAAACACCGCTGATTCTGTTGCCTATCAAGCCGAAAAACAACTCAAAGACCTGGGCGACAAAGTGCCTGCTACAGACAAAACTCGGCTGGAAGGAATGATCAAAGACCTGCGAGAAGCCATTAACCAGGAAAACTACGATCGCATGAAATCTCTGACCAGCGATATTCAGCAGACACTTATGCAAATCGGCAGTGCCGTCTATGCCCAGGCAGGTAGCAGCACCCCAAACGGTGGCAGTTCCCCAAGCGGCAAAGGCAGCGGCGGTGAAGATGTCATCGATGCCGACTTTGTAGACCATCAATAA
- a CDS encoding DUF2905 domain-containing protein produces the protein MITEIGKTLVAIGAGILLLGGLLWLSGGTFRHFPIGRLPGDLLIQKEHFTFYFPLATSILLSIGLSLLLWIWQSFLR, from the coding sequence ATGATTACGGAAATTGGCAAAACGTTAGTGGCGATCGGGGCAGGCATTTTGTTGTTGGGTGGACTACTCTGGCTTAGTGGTGGGACTTTCAGGCATTTCCCAATCGGTCGCCTGCCAGGAGATTTGCTGATCCAAAAAGAACACTTCACCTTCTATTTCCCACTAGCGACTTCGATCTTGCTAAGTATTGGGTTGAGTTTACTCCTGTGGATATGGCAATCTTTCCTGCGGTAA
- a CDS encoding PRC-barrel domain-containing protein, translating to MFNIIRRSQMIGLMAMDSSTATRIGGVEEVWVDDRGRVVYFASSAGYTPLEQVSIVGPDAVLTYSNLVMEPPTSLRRLHRMAVRTPSVSDALGWVEDFLFDWETGDIAAYVLGGDIAAPFGGRAVLFPEDIEVIDAEVVVIKEDAKNHLKSESEGLKGFLSEKSQQVRNLAKQMGDRLKSLVSSQDQPDVVRVKIREVRDELAASGQHDKNALQEAADFLQDKWDDLQQSLNRTGQRMKQAIDSAWKRLTQKF from the coding sequence ATGTTCAATATCATTCGTCGTAGTCAAATGATTGGCTTAATGGCTATGGACAGCAGCACTGCAACTCGCATTGGTGGAGTTGAAGAGGTTTGGGTTGATGATCGAGGACGAGTGGTTTACTTTGCGAGCAGTGCCGGCTATACTCCCCTGGAGCAGGTTTCGATCGTTGGTCCAGATGCCGTCCTCACCTACTCTAATTTGGTGATGGAGCCACCAACATCACTACGCCGTTTGCATCGTATGGCAGTACGAACTCCGTCGGTTTCTGATGCACTGGGTTGGGTCGAAGATTTCCTATTTGATTGGGAAACGGGAGATATTGCCGCCTATGTTTTGGGCGGGGATATTGCTGCACCCTTTGGTGGACGCGCCGTTTTGTTTCCAGAGGATATAGAGGTGATTGATGCAGAAGTTGTAGTCATCAAAGAGGATGCTAAAAATCACCTCAAGAGTGAATCTGAAGGGCTAAAAGGCTTTTTGAGTGAAAAATCGCAGCAGGTCAGAAATCTAGCGAAGCAAATGGGCGATCGCCTCAAATCCCTGGTTTCTTCTCAAGATCAGCCAGATGTCGTGCGGGTGAAAATTAGAGAAGTGCGGGATGAGTTGGCAGCCTCAGGACAGCACGATAAGAATGCGCTGCAAGAAGCTGCCGATTTTCTACAAGATAAATGGGATGACCTGCAACAGAGTCTAAATCGTACCGGGCAGCGAATGAAACAAGCCATTGATTCTGCCTGGAAACGATTGACTCAAAAATTTTAA
- a CDS encoding DnaJ C-terminal domain-containing protein, translated as MAATDFKDYYEILGVSKTATPEEIKRAYRKLARKYHPDLNPDDEQAEARFKEINEAHEVLSDPEKRQKYDQFGQYWKQAAAGAPPTSGAGFEGMDFGQYGSFDEFINELLGRFGRGGSTGRRVYTYRTTTGPEGFREYVEFGDDPFSRFVEMPAQDTEAAIALTFSEAFHGTQKRLQIGDETVTVRIPPGAKSGSRIRVKGKGQISPFSQQRGDLYLTIELLPHPFYRFEGNHLICEIPISPEEAVLGAQIEVPTPDGKVTMTVPPGVDSGQTLRLRGKGWRDPKGNRTDLLVRLKIVTPKDPSAQEKECYEKLRQVSSFNPRKAVAEVRL; from the coding sequence ATGGCCGCAACCGACTTCAAGGATTACTACGAAATTTTGGGAGTCAGTAAAACTGCAACACCAGAAGAAATCAAAAGAGCTTACCGCAAACTGGCACGCAAGTATCACCCAGATCTGAATCCAGATGATGAGCAGGCGGAAGCTCGCTTCAAAGAAATCAACGAAGCCCACGAAGTCCTGTCTGACCCGGAAAAGCGCCAGAAATACGATCAGTTCGGGCAATATTGGAAGCAAGCCGCTGCGGGTGCACCCCCGACCAGTGGGGCTGGCTTCGAGGGCATGGACTTTGGGCAGTATGGGAGCTTTGACGAGTTCATTAACGAATTGCTGGGCCGCTTTGGACGCGGGGGTAGCACTGGACGACGGGTGTATACCTACCGCACGACAACAGGTCCAGAGGGATTTCGGGAGTATGTGGAGTTTGGCGACGACCCCTTCAGTCGCTTTGTGGAAATGCCCGCCCAGGATACGGAAGCGGCGATCGCCCTCACCTTTTCCGAAGCCTTCCACGGTACCCAAAAACGGTTGCAGATCGGTGATGAAACAGTGACAGTGCGGATTCCGCCTGGAGCCAAGTCGGGTAGCCGCATCCGGGTGAAAGGCAAAGGGCAGATCAGTCCCTTCAGTCAGCAACGGGGAGATTTATATCTCACCATTGAGCTACTTCCTCATCCTTTCTACCGATTTGAGGGCAATCATTTAATCTGTGAAATACCCATCAGCCCAGAAGAAGCTGTGCTCGGTGCTCAAATAGAAGTTCCAACCCCCGATGGCAAAGTCACCATGACGGTTCCACCCGGTGTGGATTCTGGTCAAACCCTGAGATTGCGGGGCAAGGGCTGGCGCGATCCCAAGGGCAACCGTACCGACTTGCTGGTACGCCTTAAGATTGTCACTCCCAAAGATCCCAGTGCTCAAGAGAAGGAATGCTATGAAAAATTGCGCCAGGTCAGCAGTTTTAATCCTCGCAAAGCCGTAGCGGAGGTGCGCCTATGA